In a genomic window of Cystobacter fuscus DSM 2262:
- a CDS encoding c-type cytochrome, translating into MKFRFALLMLSLAATAAQAQEDTVAETWTAKCKSCHGPDGKGQTQMGKKEAIQDLSLPSWQKSWTDARIREVIAEGSRDNKKMKAYKDKLTPQQIDALVAYVRGFQKG; encoded by the coding sequence ATGAAGTTCCGGTTCGCCCTGTTGATGCTCTCCCTCGCGGCCACCGCCGCCCAGGCCCAGGAAGACACCGTCGCCGAGACGTGGACGGCCAAGTGCAAGTCCTGCCATGGCCCGGACGGCAAGGGGCAGACCCAGATGGGCAAGAAGGAGGCCATCCAGGACCTGTCCCTGCCCTCCTGGCAGAAGTCCTGGACGGACGCGCGGATCCGCGAGGTCATCGCCGAGGGCTCTCGCGACAACAAGAAGATGAAGGCCTACAAGGACAAGCTGACCCCTCAACAGATCGACGCCCTCGTGGCGTACGTCCGCGGGTTCCAGAAGGGCTGA
- a CDS encoding bifunctional glycosyltransferase/class I SAM-dependent methyltransferase — protein sequence MSPSVSIVIPYTPLSAPAASRFARALAQRNETEVILVGDGPLDAPSSPNVQVIPGVAGKGVAIRTALDRVKGGITVLQDADGAYSLESCEALCRPIQEDRADAVFGNRAGTGLGASVLADRALGQITRFVTDVTLTDPLCGQRAFRTEALKSVALTSDDDAVDAEIVVKLAAQLYRLAEVPVGLDTPPHQPLASQWSRLRTLVRYATVRDDADNQHEGYTTLERMDGANNYNAWLGQRFREHLGRRVLEIGAGIGTITEKLEPGLELLIALEVDRFYVDRLKNKFRGRPHVRPYLSDVALADWESLKAERLDTIVLSNVLEHIPDDASAVRRFRQILPPGGRVVVLVPALPRLFGSIDEAVGHHRRYTKEGLLQVLEGNGFEVETLEWMNLVGVPGWFMNSRVMRRRSVPKLQLKVYDRLAPLFAKAESRVTLPVGMSLFAVARATGGAQ from the coding sequence GTGAGCCCCTCCGTATCGATCGTCATCCCCTATACCCCCCTGTCCGCTCCGGCCGCGTCGCGCTTCGCGCGGGCGCTCGCCCAGCGGAACGAGACCGAGGTCATCCTCGTGGGAGACGGTCCCCTGGACGCGCCTTCCTCCCCCAACGTACAGGTCATCCCGGGCGTGGCCGGCAAGGGCGTGGCCATCCGGACGGCGTTGGACCGGGTCAAGGGCGGCATCACGGTGCTCCAGGACGCGGATGGGGCCTACTCGCTGGAGTCCTGCGAGGCGCTGTGCCGTCCCATCCAGGAGGATCGGGCGGACGCGGTGTTCGGCAACCGCGCGGGCACGGGGCTCGGCGCGAGCGTGCTGGCGGACCGGGCGTTGGGCCAGATCACCCGCTTCGTCACCGACGTGACGCTCACGGATCCCCTCTGTGGCCAGCGCGCCTTCCGCACCGAGGCGCTCAAGTCCGTGGCGCTCACCAGCGACGACGACGCGGTGGACGCGGAGATCGTGGTGAAGCTGGCGGCGCAGCTCTACCGGCTGGCGGAGGTGCCGGTGGGGTTGGACACGCCGCCGCACCAGCCCCTGGCGTCCCAGTGGTCGCGGCTGCGCACGCTCGTGCGCTACGCCACGGTGCGCGACGACGCGGACAACCAGCACGAGGGCTACACCACGCTCGAGCGCATGGACGGCGCCAACAACTACAACGCGTGGCTCGGCCAGCGATTCCGCGAGCACCTGGGCCGGCGCGTGTTGGAGATCGGCGCGGGCATCGGCACCATCACCGAGAAGCTGGAGCCGGGGCTGGAGCTGCTCATCGCGCTCGAGGTGGACCGCTTCTACGTGGACCGGCTGAAGAACAAGTTCCGGGGCCGCCCCCATGTCCGGCCCTACCTGTCGGACGTGGCGCTGGCCGACTGGGAGTCCTTGAAGGCCGAGCGGCTGGACACCATCGTGCTGTCCAACGTGCTGGAGCACATCCCCGACGACGCCTCGGCGGTGCGCCGCTTCCGGCAGATCCTCCCGCCCGGGGGACGCGTGGTGGTGCTCGTGCCGGCGCTGCCGCGGCTCTTTGGCAGCATCGACGAGGCCGTGGGCCACCACCGCCGCTACACGAAGGAGGGGCTGCTCCAGGTGCTGGAGGGCAACGGCTTCGAGGTGGAGACGTTGGAGTGGATGAACCTGGTGGGTGTTCCCGGCTGGTTCATGAACAGCCGGGTGATGCGTCGTCGTTCGGTGCCCAAGTTGCAGCTCAAGGTCTATGATCGGCTCGCCCCACTGTTCGCCAAGGCGGAGAGCCGGGTGACGCTGCCCGTGGGAATGAGCCTCTTCGCCGTGGCGCGGGCCACGGGAGGTGCGCAATGA
- a CDS encoding nucleotidyltransferase family protein, with protein sequence MAISLLDTFRVLSSFDPPRGSLRGAPWEQYVDWAIAQGLAPLASYNLEYRLPNSGAPEWARDRLLSIYSGTVNDNVMKLVNFKQCVDELEGRQLLLIGAASFADSLYPHVGFRPVLEVQVLLRRMDVEGFTGYLAQHEFRPEPDEPLHGAQKVLSDTRTPIFLYADVLGSQRQVELRGVFERASPLKMYGPSLFRPDLEDALLLVCLEHAREGYQVPWLSFVDLRELVLGAPSMGGVYSRPLDVAALLERARAWRLERALYSSLSIVSRLFPETAALITPALPPLRRATRELLDRLVVLPASEPGKMSHARGSDRLRRLLTGQ encoded by the coding sequence ATGGCCATCAGTCTCCTCGACACCTTCCGCGTCCTCTCCTCGTTCGATCCACCTCGGGGCTCGCTGCGCGGGGCGCCCTGGGAGCAATACGTCGACTGGGCCATCGCCCAGGGACTGGCGCCGCTGGCGTCCTACAACCTCGAGTACCGCCTGCCCAACTCGGGGGCTCCAGAGTGGGCGAGGGATCGGTTGCTCAGCATCTACTCGGGCACGGTCAACGACAACGTCATGAAGCTCGTCAACTTCAAGCAGTGCGTGGACGAGCTCGAGGGCCGCCAGTTGCTGTTGATCGGTGCCGCGTCCTTCGCCGACTCGCTCTACCCCCATGTGGGCTTCCGCCCCGTGCTGGAGGTCCAGGTGCTGCTGCGGCGCATGGACGTGGAGGGCTTCACCGGCTACCTCGCCCAGCACGAGTTCCGCCCCGAGCCGGACGAGCCGCTCCACGGCGCCCAGAAGGTGCTGTCGGATACCCGCACCCCCATCTTCCTCTACGCCGACGTGCTCGGCTCCCAGCGCCAGGTCGAGCTGCGGGGCGTCTTCGAGCGCGCCAGTCCCCTGAAGATGTACGGCCCGTCGTTGTTCCGTCCGGACCTGGAGGACGCGCTGCTGCTCGTGTGCCTGGAGCATGCGCGCGAGGGCTACCAGGTGCCGTGGTTGTCCTTCGTGGACCTGCGCGAGCTGGTGCTGGGGGCGCCGTCGATGGGCGGCGTCTACTCGCGTCCCCTGGACGTGGCGGCGCTGCTGGAGCGGGCCCGCGCGTGGCGGCTGGAGCGTGCCCTCTACTCCTCGTTGTCCATCGTCTCGCGGCTCTTCCCCGAGACGGCCGCCCTCATCACGCCTGCTCTCCCGCCCCTGCGCCGGGCGACCCGGGAGCTGCTCGATCGGCTCGTCGTCCTTCCCGCCAGTGAACCCGGAAAGATGAGCCATGCGCGGGGGTCGGACCGCTTGCGTCGGCTGCTGACCGGACAGTGA
- the mfd gene encoding transcription-repair coupling factor has product MDTPFTQKLDAEGLRAPPVAGDPVARVVELLRPGQRVRTQGLQGAGRGYALARLLRTLKAPLVCIAPDEEAADALAHDLAFFLGGPGTPREPRVLRMPADEVLPYDELSPDADVVADRLGALFHLNQGTRAPALVLSLRGLLRKVLPPQVMKELSERLSVGQDFDRDELARKLAHMGYQSSPLVEDLGTFSVRGGIIDVFSPLYDKPVRIEFFGDTIESIRVFDPETQRTVDPLKEIILLPAREVIFSEKTRVHAEAAARAVADRINLPTSKLREQLDALHEGLPGFGLEALLPGFFPGGLGTVFDYLAQWSAEPLFYLDDPLSLERAAEDLWADITRSAQAAHERQDLALPPEQHFLTREQAEQRLRAFRVMEGGGLSLSQGEAPVHFSYGTTQDVREAILAHHGEEGALTPLIERLQRWRDSHIACAVACGTLSQADRLKRLLLDRNVMVRVHTEPLADAARLYEPAISAHLFALEVSHGFVDPSPGGFALLSDEEIFGARSRRRARRSKSLDAFAAGFKDLKEGDLIVHTDFGIGRYQGLTKMQVNNVPGDFLVLEYAGKDKIYLPVGRMRLIQKFTGGDPSQVTLDKLGTTSWEKTKKKVKEQLLKMAADLLNIAAARRAHPGHAFSPPDRYFAQFEADFEFEETPDQAKAIEDVLADMQKSEPMDRLVCGDVGYGKTEVAMRAAFKATLDRKQVAVLVPTTVLAQQHYLSFKKRFKDYPVTVEVISGLKKAPEVRELLKRAKEGKVDILIGTHKLLGGEVAFKDLGLLVVDEEQRFGVKHKEQIKRLRSQVDVLTLSATPIPRTLHMAMSGVREMSIIATPPQDRRAIRTFVMKYDPTTIKEAIERELARGGQVFFVHNRVESLPATEKQLRELMPQLTIGVAHGQMGEGQLEKVMLDFTEKRYQVLLCTSIIESGIDISNANTMIVDRADTFGLAQLYQLRGRVGRSRERAYAYLLVPSRRTVSKDAQRRLEVLQRFTELGAGFSIASHDLEIRGAGNLLGAAQSGSISAIGFDMYAQLLEEAVAEVRGEPPQVRIEPEVTLPIAALIPDDYVPDVHQRLVFYKRFSQAGTPDEVQDLRSELVDRFGEAPDEVDNLCEQALVKIDMRELRVRGLEGGPGRLSVILGGDALLDGAKLLALVQRSKGYYRLTPDMKLLVKLGAEVKGPALIAEAKKVMRDLFTCAQPQH; this is encoded by the coding sequence ATGGACACTCCTTTTACCCAGAAGCTCGATGCGGAGGGCCTCCGCGCGCCTCCAGTGGCCGGTGACCCCGTGGCGCGCGTCGTGGAGCTGCTGCGCCCCGGCCAGCGCGTCCGCACCCAGGGACTGCAGGGGGCGGGACGGGGCTATGCGCTCGCCCGGCTGCTGCGCACCCTGAAGGCCCCCCTGGTGTGCATCGCCCCCGATGAGGAGGCCGCGGACGCCCTCGCCCACGATCTCGCCTTCTTCCTGGGCGGCCCGGGCACGCCCCGCGAGCCGCGTGTCCTGCGGATGCCCGCGGACGAAGTCCTCCCCTACGACGAGCTCTCCCCGGACGCGGACGTCGTCGCGGACCGGCTCGGCGCGCTCTTCCACCTCAACCAGGGCACCCGCGCACCCGCGCTCGTGCTGTCCCTGCGCGGACTCTTGCGCAAGGTGCTGCCGCCCCAGGTGATGAAGGAGCTGTCCGAGCGGCTGAGCGTGGGCCAGGACTTCGACCGCGACGAGCTCGCGCGCAAGCTCGCCCACATGGGCTACCAGTCCAGCCCCCTCGTCGAGGACCTGGGCACGTTCTCCGTGCGCGGCGGCATCATCGACGTCTTCAGCCCGCTCTACGACAAGCCCGTCCGCATCGAGTTCTTCGGCGACACCATCGAGTCCATCCGCGTCTTCGATCCGGAGACCCAGCGCACGGTGGATCCGCTCAAGGAGATCATCCTCCTGCCCGCGCGCGAGGTCATCTTCTCCGAGAAGACGCGCGTGCACGCCGAGGCGGCCGCGCGCGCCGTGGCCGATCGCATCAACCTGCCCACCTCGAAGCTGCGCGAGCAGCTCGATGCCCTCCACGAGGGACTGCCCGGCTTCGGGCTCGAGGCGCTGCTGCCCGGCTTCTTCCCGGGAGGACTCGGCACCGTCTTCGACTACCTGGCGCAGTGGAGCGCGGAGCCGCTCTTCTACCTGGATGATCCGCTGAGCCTCGAGCGCGCCGCCGAGGACTTGTGGGCCGACATCACGCGCTCGGCCCAGGCCGCCCACGAGCGGCAGGATCTCGCCCTGCCGCCCGAGCAACACTTCCTCACCCGGGAGCAGGCCGAGCAGCGGCTGCGCGCCTTCCGGGTGATGGAGGGTGGAGGCCTGTCGCTCTCCCAGGGCGAGGCCCCCGTGCACTTCTCGTACGGCACGACCCAGGACGTGCGCGAGGCCATCCTCGCCCACCACGGAGAGGAAGGCGCGCTCACCCCGCTCATCGAGCGGCTCCAGCGCTGGCGCGACAGCCACATCGCCTGCGCCGTGGCGTGTGGCACCCTGAGCCAGGCGGACCGGCTCAAGCGACTGCTGCTCGACCGCAACGTCATGGTGCGCGTGCACACCGAGCCGCTCGCGGACGCCGCCCGGCTCTACGAGCCCGCCATCTCCGCCCACCTCTTCGCGCTCGAGGTGAGCCACGGCTTCGTGGACCCGAGCCCCGGGGGCTTCGCGCTGCTGTCGGACGAGGAGATCTTCGGCGCCCGCTCGCGCCGCCGCGCGCGGCGCTCCAAGAGCCTGGATGCCTTCGCCGCGGGCTTCAAGGATCTCAAGGAAGGCGATCTCATCGTCCACACCGACTTCGGCATCGGCCGCTACCAGGGCCTGACGAAGATGCAGGTGAACAACGTGCCCGGGGACTTCCTCGTCCTCGAGTATGCGGGCAAGGACAAGATCTACCTGCCGGTGGGCCGCATGCGGCTCATCCAGAAGTTCACCGGGGGAGATCCCTCCCAGGTGACGCTGGACAAGCTGGGCACGACGTCCTGGGAGAAGACGAAGAAGAAGGTCAAGGAACAGCTGCTCAAGATGGCGGCGGATCTGCTCAACATCGCGGCGGCGCGGCGCGCGCACCCGGGACACGCCTTCTCGCCGCCGGACCGCTACTTCGCCCAGTTCGAGGCGGACTTCGAGTTCGAGGAGACGCCGGACCAGGCCAAGGCCATCGAGGACGTGCTGGCGGACATGCAGAAGAGCGAGCCGATGGACCGGCTCGTGTGCGGCGACGTGGGCTACGGCAAGACGGAGGTGGCGATGCGCGCCGCCTTCAAGGCCACGCTGGATCGCAAGCAGGTGGCGGTGCTCGTGCCCACCACGGTGCTGGCCCAGCAGCACTACCTGTCGTTCAAGAAGCGCTTCAAGGACTACCCCGTCACGGTGGAGGTCATCTCCGGCCTGAAGAAGGCGCCCGAGGTGCGTGAGCTGCTCAAGCGCGCCAAGGAGGGCAAGGTGGACATCCTCATCGGCACGCACAAGCTGCTGGGCGGGGAGGTGGCGTTCAAGGATCTGGGGCTCTTGGTGGTGGACGAGGAGCAGCGCTTCGGGGTGAAGCACAAGGAGCAGATCAAGCGGCTGCGCTCGCAGGTGGACGTGCTGACGCTGTCGGCCACGCCCATTCCGCGCACGCTGCACATGGCCATGTCGGGCGTGCGCGAGATGAGCATCATCGCCACACCGCCGCAGGACCGGCGCGCCATCCGCACCTTCGTGATGAAGTACGACCCGACCACCATCAAGGAGGCCATCGAGCGGGAGCTGGCCCGCGGCGGCCAGGTCTTCTTCGTGCACAACCGGGTGGAGTCGCTGCCCGCCACGGAGAAGCAGCTGCGCGAGCTGATGCCCCAGCTCACCATTGGCGTGGCGCACGGGCAGATGGGCGAGGGGCAACTGGAGAAGGTGATGCTCGACTTCACCGAGAAGCGCTACCAGGTGCTCCTGTGCACGAGCATCATCGAGAGCGGCATCGACATCTCCAACGCCAACACGATGATCGTGGACCGGGCGGACACGTTTGGCCTCGCGCAGCTCTACCAGTTGCGAGGACGCGTGGGCCGCTCGCGCGAGCGCGCGTATGCGTACCTGCTGGTGCCCTCGCGCCGAACGGTGAGCAAGGACGCGCAGCGGCGGCTGGAGGTGCTGCAGCGCTTCACCGAGCTGGGCGCGGGCTTCTCCATCGCCAGCCATGACCTGGAGATCCGCGGCGCGGGCAACCTGCTGGGCGCGGCGCAGTCGGGCTCCATCTCGGCCATTGGCTTCGACATGTACGCGCAGCTGCTCGAGGAGGCGGTGGCCGAGGTGCGGGGTGAGCCGCCCCAGGTGCGCATCGAGCCCGAGGTGACGCTGCCCATCGCGGCGCTCATCCCCGACGACTACGTCCCGGACGTGCACCAGCGGCTGGTGTTCTACAAGCGCTTCAGCCAGGCGGGCACGCCGGACGAGGTGCAAGACCTGCGCTCGGAGCTGGTGGACCGATTCGGCGAGGCACCGGACGAGGTGGACAACCTCTGCGAGCAGGCGCTGGTGAAGATCGACATGCGCGAGCTGCGCGTGCGCGGGCTGGAAGGTGGACCGGGCCGGCTGTCTGTCATTCTCGGCGGAGACGCGCTGCTGGATGGCGCGAAGCTGCTGGCGCTGGTGCAGCGATCCAAGGGCTACTACCGGCTGACTCCGGACATGAAGCTGCTGGTGAAGCTCGGCGCCGAGGTGAAGGGCCCCGCGCTCATCGCCGAGGCCAAGAAGGTGATGCGCGACCTCTTCACCTGCGCCCAGCCCCAGCATTAA
- a CDS encoding DUF418 domain-containing protein, translated as MNPPPSPALADEARPIDASERLVLLDVLRGFALGGVFVSNVFGWFTGRAFLPRAQLEAPLAGTPWWDVLAIHGIAALVNGRFMTLFSFLFGLGFSVQLLRAEARGASIAPLYTRRLCVLFLIGAVHLLGIWYGDILTTYAPVGLLLLLFRGRSDKELLVWATLLILVIPIGVAAGMQWLSGPGPAAGTEAARVLKEQADANRAERLDTFLHGSYPDVVGAHARFYFGEFVRRLPPMLCALFGRFLLGFLAGRRRLFHDVSRHLPFFRALLRWSLVVGALGTIATLGAQYLIRQKLLDAQGLSQYYLRPVRQLAELGLAAFYASGLVLLFQRERWQRRLRVLAPVGRMALTNYLAQSVLSLLMYYGFGLGLMGRVGPAASIALTLAVFAVQVAFSHVWLARFRFGPAEWLWRSLTYGKAQPFRQNKGVVAPSS; from the coding sequence ATGAACCCGCCCCCCTCCCCTGCCCTCGCGGACGAGGCCCGGCCCATCGACGCCAGCGAGCGGCTCGTCCTGCTGGACGTGCTGCGCGGCTTCGCGCTGGGTGGAGTCTTCGTGTCCAACGTCTTCGGGTGGTTCACCGGCCGCGCCTTCCTGCCGCGCGCACAGCTCGAGGCCCCCCTGGCGGGGACGCCCTGGTGGGACGTGCTCGCCATCCACGGCATCGCGGCCCTGGTCAACGGCCGGTTCATGACCCTGTTCTCGTTCCTGTTCGGACTGGGCTTCTCCGTGCAGTTGCTCCGGGCCGAGGCGCGCGGGGCCTCCATCGCTCCGCTCTACACGCGGCGGTTGTGTGTGCTGTTCCTCATTGGCGCCGTGCACCTGCTGGGGATCTGGTACGGCGACATCCTCACCACCTACGCCCCCGTGGGCTTGCTGCTGCTGCTGTTCCGAGGACGCTCGGACAAGGAGCTGCTCGTCTGGGCCACCCTGCTCATCCTCGTGATTCCCATCGGGGTGGCCGCCGGCATGCAGTGGCTGTCCGGGCCGGGACCCGCGGCGGGGACGGAGGCGGCCCGGGTGCTGAAGGAACAGGCCGACGCGAACCGGGCCGAGCGACTGGACACCTTCCTGCATGGCAGCTACCCCGACGTGGTGGGCGCCCACGCCCGGTTCTACTTCGGCGAGTTCGTCCGGCGGCTGCCGCCCATGCTGTGTGCCCTCTTCGGCCGGTTCCTGCTGGGCTTCCTCGCCGGACGGCGGCGCCTCTTCCACGACGTGTCCCGGCACCTGCCCTTCTTCCGCGCGCTGCTGCGCTGGAGCCTCGTCGTGGGAGCGCTCGGCACGATCGCCACGCTCGGGGCGCAGTACCTGATCCGCCAGAAGCTGCTGGATGCACAGGGACTGTCCCAGTACTACCTGCGCCCGGTGCGCCAGCTCGCCGAGCTGGGACTGGCCGCCTTCTACGCCTCGGGCCTCGTGCTCCTCTTCCAGCGCGAGAGGTGGCAGCGGCGGCTGCGGGTGCTCGCCCCCGTGGGCCGCATGGCCCTGACGAACTACCTCGCCCAGAGCGTGCTCAGCCTGCTGATGTATTACGGCTTCGGCCTGGGACTGATGGGCCGGGTGGGCCCCGCGGCGAGCATCGCGCTCACCCTGGCCGTCTTCGCGGTGCAGGTGGCCTTCAGCCATGTGTGGCTCGCCCGCTTCCGCTTCGGTCCGGCCGAGTGGCTGTGGCGCTCGCTGACGTACGGCAAGGCCCAGCCCTTCCGCCAGAACAAGGGCGTGGTGGCCCCCAGTTCCTGA
- the astB gene encoding N-succinylarginine dihydrolase, protein MREYNFDGLVGPTHNYGGLSPGNLASAQHGGTVSHPRAAALQGLEKMRFVAGLGVGQAVLPPHPRPSLKTLRALGFTGTDEELITRAAREAEHLLRLTSSSAAMWTANAATGAPSEDTADGRMHLTVANLQQMFHRALEAETTHAVLRAIFADERHFAVHAPLPGGGHFADEGAANHTRLVTPGHRAVHLLAWGRSAWRSDVRHPTRFPARQTLEASEALARLHQLDPAQVLLPQQAPEGIDAGAFHTDVLAVGSGGFLMLHELAFVDAPGLLRTLSERLGEGFTYALATEDELPVRDAVKAYPFNSQVLALPDGSLAIVAPEESRETPTTRRFLERVVAGDNPVKAVHYLDVRQSMNNGGGPACLRQRVWLTDAERAAVKAHVFYTPELHASLADWVTRHYREELRAEDLRDPRLARETMTALDELTRLLHLGPVYDFQK, encoded by the coding sequence ATGCGCGAATACAACTTCGACGGCCTCGTCGGTCCCACCCACAATTACGGCGGTCTCTCGCCCGGCAACCTCGCCTCGGCCCAGCATGGCGGCACGGTGAGCCATCCCCGCGCGGCGGCGCTGCAGGGGTTGGAGAAGATGCGCTTCGTGGCGGGCCTGGGCGTGGGCCAGGCGGTATTGCCCCCCCACCCCCGGCCCTCGCTCAAGACGCTGCGCGCGCTGGGCTTCACCGGCACGGACGAGGAGCTCATCACCCGGGCGGCCCGCGAGGCGGAGCACCTGTTGCGGCTCACCTCCAGCAGCGCCGCCATGTGGACGGCGAACGCGGCCACGGGGGCGCCGAGCGAGGACACCGCGGATGGGCGCATGCACCTCACGGTGGCCAACCTCCAGCAGATGTTCCACCGGGCCCTGGAGGCGGAGACGACGCACGCGGTGCTGCGCGCCATCTTCGCGGACGAGCGCCACTTCGCCGTCCACGCGCCGCTGCCCGGAGGCGGGCACTTCGCGGACGAGGGCGCGGCCAATCACACCCGGCTCGTCACGCCCGGCCACCGCGCCGTGCACCTGCTCGCATGGGGCCGCAGCGCGTGGCGGAGCGACGTGCGCCACCCCACCCGCTTTCCCGCCCGGCAGACGCTGGAGGCCAGCGAGGCGCTGGCGCGGTTGCACCAGCTCGACCCCGCCCAGGTGCTCCTGCCCCAGCAAGCCCCCGAGGGCATCGACGCGGGCGCCTTCCACACGGACGTGCTGGCGGTGGGCAGCGGGGGCTTCCTCATGCTGCACGAGCTGGCCTTCGTGGACGCGCCGGGGCTGCTGCGTACGCTGAGCGAGCGGCTCGGCGAGGGCTTCACCTACGCGCTCGCCACCGAGGACGAGCTGCCCGTGCGCGACGCGGTGAAGGCCTACCCGTTCAACTCCCAGGTGCTCGCGCTGCCGGACGGCTCGCTCGCCATCGTGGCCCCGGAGGAGAGCCGGGAGACGCCCACCACGCGGCGCTTCCTCGAGCGCGTGGTGGCCGGGGACAACCCGGTGAAGGCGGTGCACTACCTGGACGTGCGCCAGTCGATGAACAACGGGGGCGGCCCGGCGTGTCTGCGCCAGCGCGTGTGGCTCACCGACGCCGAGCGCGCCGCGGTGAAGGCCCACGTCTTCTACACGCCAGAGCTGCACGCCTCGCTCGCCGACTGGGTGACGCGGCACTACCGCGAGGAGCTGCGCGCGGAGGACTTGAGGGATCCCCGGCTCGCGCGCGAGACGATGACGGCGCTCGACGAGCTGACGCGGCTGTTGCACCTGGGCCCCGTCTACGACTTCCAGAAGTAG
- a CDS encoding P-II family nitrogen regulator translates to MKKIEAIIKPFKLDDVKDALHEVGVRGLTAMEVKGFGRQKGHTELYKGAEYVVDFLPKVKVEVVVDDDLAERVVDAIVRAARSGTEGKIGDGKIFVIPVDEAVRIRTGERGSDAL, encoded by the coding sequence ATGAAGAAGATCGAAGCCATCATCAAGCCGTTCAAACTCGACGACGTGAAGGACGCGCTGCACGAGGTGGGAGTGCGAGGCCTCACCGCGATGGAGGTGAAGGGGTTCGGCCGGCAGAAGGGCCACACGGAGCTCTACAAGGGCGCCGAGTACGTGGTGGACTTCCTGCCCAAGGTGAAGGTGGAAGTGGTGGTGGACGACGACCTGGCCGAGCGCGTGGTGGACGCCATCGTGCGCGCGGCGCGCTCCGGCACGGAAGGGAAGATCGGCGACGGGAAGATCTTCGTCATCCCCGTGGACGAGGCCGTGCGCATCCGCACGGGGGAACGCGGCAGCGACGCGCTGTGA
- a CDS encoding UDP-glucose dehydrogenase family protein, producing MHISIIGSGYVGLVAGTCFADSGNDVICVDINAEKIAQLQRGEIPIYEPGLEELIRKNTRERRLSFTTELSTAVARSQVVFIAVGTPEGESGEADLQYVLSAAEQIGRAIQQYTVVVDKSTVPVGTADKVRETIARVTQVEFDVVSNPEFLKEGAALDDFLKPDRVVIGTESERARKVMGQLYAPFVRTENPVLYMDTRSAELTKYAANAMLATRISFMNDMAALCEKVGADVDFVRKGMGADKRIGYPFLFPGVGYGGSCFPKDVKALVAKGRELGLELDLLRAVERTNERQKRTLVQKALKHFGSLDGRTFAVWGLAFKPKTDDMREAPSIEVIEGLLAKGARVAAHDPVAERTARRVFGDRIRYTQLPYEALEGVDGLFVVTEWNEFRHPDFERMKKLMKTPVILDGRNIYDPERMRELGFTYMGLGRR from the coding sequence ATGCACATCTCCATCATTGGTTCAGGCTACGTGGGACTCGTCGCGGGGACGTGCTTCGCCGACTCGGGTAACGACGTCATCTGCGTGGACATCAACGCGGAGAAGATCGCCCAGTTGCAGCGAGGCGAGATTCCCATCTACGAGCCGGGCCTGGAGGAGCTCATCCGCAAGAACACGCGGGAGCGACGCCTGTCCTTCACCACGGAGCTGTCCACGGCGGTGGCGCGCTCGCAGGTGGTGTTCATCGCCGTGGGCACGCCCGAGGGCGAGAGCGGCGAGGCGGACCTCCAGTACGTCCTGTCCGCGGCGGAGCAGATCGGCCGGGCCATACAGCAGTACACGGTGGTGGTGGACAAGAGCACCGTGCCGGTGGGCACCGCGGACAAGGTGCGCGAGACCATCGCCCGGGTGACCCAGGTGGAGTTCGACGTCGTCTCCAACCCCGAGTTCCTCAAGGAGGGCGCCGCGCTGGACGACTTCCTCAAGCCGGACCGGGTGGTCATCGGCACCGAGTCCGAGCGGGCGCGCAAGGTGATGGGCCAGCTCTACGCGCCGTTCGTGCGCACGGAAAACCCCGTCCTCTACATGGACACGCGCTCGGCGGAGCTCACCAAGTACGCCGCCAACGCCATGCTCGCCACGCGCATCTCCTTCATGAACGACATGGCCGCGCTCTGCGAGAAGGTGGGCGCGGACGTGGACTTCGTGCGCAAGGGCATGGGCGCCGACAAGCGCATCGGCTATCCGTTCCTCTTTCCCGGCGTGGGCTACGGCGGCAGCTGCTTTCCCAAGGACGTGAAGGCGCTGGTGGCCAAGGGGCGCGAGCTGGGGCTGGAGCTGGATCTGCTCCGCGCGGTGGAGCGCACCAACGAGCGGCAGAAGCGCACGCTCGTGCAGAAGGCGCTCAAGCACTTCGGCTCGCTCGATGGGCGCACCTTCGCGGTGTGGGGCCTGGCCTTCAAGCCCAAGACGGACGACATGCGCGAGGCGCCCTCCATCGAGGTCATCGAGGGGCTGCTCGCCAAGGGCGCCCGGGTGGCGGCGCATGATCCGGTGGCCGAGCGCACCGCGCGCCGCGTCTTCGGCGATCGCATCCGCTACACCCAGCTGCCCTACGAGGCCCTGGAGGGCGTGGACGGGCTCTTCGTCGTCACCGAGTGGAACGAGTTCCGCCACCCGGACTTCGAGCGCATGAAGAAGCTGATGAAGACGCCCGTCATCCTCGACGGCCGCAACATCTACGACCCGGAGCGCATGCGCGAGCTGGGCTTCACGTACATGGGCCTCGGCCGCCGCTAG